Proteins from one Cellulosilyticum lentocellum DSM 5427 genomic window:
- a CDS encoding helix-turn-helix domain-containing protein, whose translation MSKKHVYSVKEAAKKLDVCEMTIYRKVKTNEIPAKRVGKAIRIPAQYIDDFYNNPISDVQKFIFG comes from the coding sequence ATGTCAAAAAAGCATGTTTACAGTGTAAAGGAAGCTGCAAAAAAATTAGATGTATGTGAAATGACTATATATCGAAAGGTTAAAACCAATGAAATCCCTGCAAAAAGGGTTGGTAAAGCTATACGTATACCTGCGCAATATATTGACGATTTCTATAATAATCCAATTAGTGATGTTCAAAAGTTTATTTTTGGTTAA
- a CDS encoding helix-turn-helix domain-containing protein, with amino-acid sequence MARCVTRKYTTFGKEVAKKLIDLDMNNSDLAKKIGVSPMYISDILQGKRIATERKKQIAEILGLTIAI; translated from the coding sequence ATGGCAAGATGCGTGACTAGGAAATACACAACTTTTGGTAAAGAAGTGGCTAAGAAACTGATTGATTTAGACATGAACAACTCAGATTTAGCTAAAAAAATTGGTGTAAGTCCCATGTATATATCAGACATCTTACAAGGGAAGAGAATAGCTACGGAGCGCAAGAAACAAATAGCTGAAATATTAGGACTAACGATTGCTATTTAA
- a CDS encoding ImmA/IrrE family metallo-endopeptidase, with translation MHKEFINKLIDKITQQGSITDLYRIATENHIIVHEVNIGSGGGYYFYEKRYGVIILNCALSYFHKLIVLAHEIAHAILHPFEKAHFTHIGIRKNKKENEANYFACKLLDVIGFWKNDNLCVYEHELSKADRGFIETYKNYSIL, from the coding sequence TTGCATAAAGAATTTATCAATAAACTTATAGACAAAATAACTCAACAAGGAAGTATTACAGATTTATATAGAATAGCTACTGAAAATCACATTATAGTACATGAGGTTAATATTGGAAGCGGCGGCGGATATTATTTCTACGAGAAACGATATGGGGTTATTATTTTAAACTGTGCACTATCCTACTTTCACAAACTGATTGTATTAGCTCACGAAATAGCTCATGCAATTCTTCATCCTTTCGAAAAAGCACATTTTACTCATATTGGGATTAGAAAAAATAAAAAAGAAAACGAAGCTAACTATTTTGCATGTAAGTTACTTGATGTAATAGGTTTTTGGAAAAATGATAATTTATGTGTGTATGAACATGAATTATCAAAAGCTGATAGAGGATTCATTGAAACTTATAAAAATTATTCAATCCTATAA
- a CDS encoding helix-turn-helix domain-containing protein, with product MMLVEKIQELCRRNATTQSSLERELGFGKGTISKWDKSSPSTDKLQKVADYFHVSIDYLLEREDKILKLNSRDEKDIAKSLEKIMSNLENGEALAYGGEVNEDDKELYRVAIQGALEMVKLKNKERFTPKKYRK from the coding sequence ATGATGCTGGTTGAAAAAATACAAGAATTATGTAGAAGAAATGCTACAACACAAAGCTCTCTCGAAAGAGAATTAGGCTTTGGTAAAGGAACTATTAGTAAATGGGATAAAAGTTCGCCTTCTACTGACAAGCTTCAGAAGGTTGCAGATTATTTCCATGTATCCATAGATTATTTATTGGAGAGAGAAGATAAAATATTAAAGTTAAATTCTAGAGATGAAAAGGATATTGCAAAATCGCTTGAAAAAATAATGTCTAATTTAGAAAATGGAGAGGCCCTAGCATATGGTGGAGAAGTTAATGAAGATGATAAAGAGCTTTATAGGGTTGCAATTCAAGGGGCATTAGAAATGGTTAAACTTAAGAATAAAGAAAGATTTACTCCTAAAAAATACAGGAAATAG
- a CDS encoding site-specific integrase, protein MSDYIRKRGNRYYPMIYLGYIGGKRKYKSGGGFDKRSEAKEELLKMQNKIKKNSIMIEADDMTFGELAEQWYEMHAKPTISYRALENYKGILNKSLVPAFGNVKLKTIQPIHIQRYLMTLKHLSPATIRKYFYVLKSIMDKGVEWKILEISPIKGITLPSLTTQEFTVWDNVQINKFLNIVKDTKWYVPFLLAFTTGMRQGEICGLKWSDYNTITGDISVSRSMQRNFKLKDTKTKSSRRKIVLLKKTKLALDYQKRCQEENENLLGKQYINSGFICTHNNGESINPENLGKTFKKLIKEYKLEPIRFHDIRHSFATILLQNGTNPKIVSEILGHSDVQTTLNVYSHVLPDLQKDTMQQLEGILF, encoded by the coding sequence ATGTCTGATTATATAAGAAAACGTGGTAATAGATATTATCCTATGATTTATTTAGGATACATTGGTGGAAAAAGAAAATATAAATCTGGTGGTGGGTTCGATAAGCGTTCTGAAGCTAAAGAAGAACTTCTTAAAATGCAGAATAAAATCAAAAAAAACTCTATCATGATTGAAGCTGATGATATGACTTTTGGAGAACTAGCGGAACAATGGTATGAAATGCATGCTAAGCCTACCATTTCATATAGAGCGTTAGAAAATTATAAAGGAATATTAAATAAATCCCTTGTTCCTGCATTTGGAAATGTTAAACTAAAAACAATACAACCTATACACATACAAAGATATTTAATGACTTTAAAACATTTATCTCCCGCAACTATACGAAAATACTTCTATGTTTTAAAAAGCATTATGGATAAAGGTGTTGAATGGAAGATATTAGAGATATCCCCCATTAAAGGGATTACTCTTCCTTCTTTAACTACTCAAGAATTTACAGTATGGGACAATGTTCAAATTAATAAATTTTTAAATATTGTTAAAGATACAAAATGGTATGTACCATTTTTACTTGCATTTACTACGGGTATGAGACAAGGAGAAATATGTGGTTTAAAATGGAGTGATTACAACACAATTACCGGAGATATATCAGTTTCACGATCTATGCAACGGAACTTTAAATTAAAAGATACAAAAACAAAAAGCTCTAGAAGAAAAATTGTGCTACTTAAAAAGACCAAACTAGCCCTTGATTATCAAAAAAGATGTCAAGAAGAAAATGAGAATTTATTAGGTAAACAGTATATAAACTCAGGTTTTATATGTACACACAATAATGGAGAATCAATAAATCCTGAAAATCTAGGTAAAACATTTAAAAAGCTTATAAAAGAATATAAACTAGAACCTATACGATTCCATGATATTAGGCATAGTTTCGCTACTATATTACTACAAAATGGTACAAACCCTAAAATAGTAAGTGAGATTCTGGGACATAGCGATGTTCAAACAACCTTAAATGTATATTCGCACGTACTTCCCGACTTACAAAAAGATACAATGCAACAATTGGAGGGTATTTTATTTTGA